The Juglans regia cultivar Chandler chromosome 6, Walnut 2.0, whole genome shotgun sequence genome contains the following window.
ttcaagaaacaaCTCCCAAATGTACATAGTTCATCGGATTTCGAAGTAAACATAGATCATCAAATTCAAGAGCTAAAATTTATGGATCTGGGTTTTGTTTTCTCATAAGAAGCTAGGAATTCAAGCTTGGCTTCAGTCGTTCCTGGGTTGCAAAGATTTGGAAAgaaagatgaggaagaagatgttGTTGATGAATCAGCAACCTCAAGGCGTTATCTTTCTGAAGCTTGGGATGTTTTGGAGAAGAAAGTCACATAACCCGTTGATGAATTGGAAATGGTGGGCTCACACCGTTGCTTCCAATGTTAGATGAtgatgtatgtgtgtgtgtgtatatatatatatagagagagagagagttacagtaAAAAGATCGGAGAATAGCGGAGGACTCCATGAAAGACAAATCGAAATAGTTAAGTTGGAAGAAGAGGGAAAATATATAGCGAAGTCCGGCCGGGAGTGGGAAGACCGAGAAAAGAGAAATGGCGTTTTATTCAAAAAGGAGCATTGGCTGATCGATAAGTTGAACGTAGGTGAATTCAATGAAACGCTCCGTTTCATTTTCCACATCAGCGTTCGGTGCGCAATGGGTCCTCGAATTCACCTGTCTCAAGAGTTTtcctaattataatttatggttTTCGTCTATTGGTCTTTAAAGTTGTCTATTAGGAGCTCAATTGGGATCTTAACATGGATAATGATAAggttatctatttattattttttttatatttgattttttttaattttcaattttacttaatggttaagtaaGAGACTattactaaaattatatattttttgaattttttatgaatgattaaggatattaaaaaatactttaaaatgataaaaaaaaattcaaatatactACAAGTAGTAAATCGGTAGTAAGAGGATAGTAATAGTCACTACCCTCTTAACATAAGGGTTGgatcatttaatattaaattatagggCTTATCTATAATATAAAGAATTACGTCAATTAACAATTCTAATGGActgatcttaaattttaaaatgagtccAACTTGtgcactgtatttttttggacttttaaataaattattcagtTTAGGAACCAATAAATATGAGTTCTATTGCTccataaatatgaaatgagttttaaatctaattattttatccCAATAAAAGCCATTAATTcatcataataaattttggACTTACGAGCCATTTAAAATAATCCAATATACCTGAATTGGTCTTTCCAAAACATATTATACTTATAACCCAATGTAAAAATGCCTgtaattgaataaattattctttgtttttcctgttattttaatgatttatatggATGCAATTGCATATAGTAATGCTCAAttcctattttaaaaaattaatattatttatatcaatttgAATATAATGGCAGGTTttaggaaaattaaaatttattatacattaatgttCTGCAtgcttttatttgaattgataaaattaggaaataaataatatcttgtattatatttgtaaCTCTGcataaaacaatataattataataaaattgtaaatttgatataaaatttaaacaaggTATTATGTCTTGaatcttttgattttatcttAAAGGGATTTACTCTTTTATTAAACGAATCCATCTTTTATTAATCAtcctaacatttttttatactgACTAGAACCAATCACATTCCTTTTCATGAACCTAATAAAACAAACTATCTCAtgttatttcatctcatttaattattataatttttttaaatttttaaataaaataaaataaataatttatccttttgaaatctgaaaataaaaataatattaaaaaaattttattctaataatatttaattaacttttaacttttattttatcccATCTGCTTAACAAAACcatcttaataatttattaaaattttaagttcaCAGATGAGTTATTCATATGATAAAAGTCAGAACAAGTCCATTAATTAACTGAACAAAAccaatcttatttatttatggattaaataaaataaaaattaatatatagaaagctctaataaataattacagcaaattaatattttataaattttcagcaTTAAAGTTTCGTTTGGATCccaaattaatctcaattcatcattataactttttcaaatttcaatataaaatataataaataattcaactttttcaaattttaaaataataataatattaaaaaataatattttaacaatattttatcatctcaacttaactcaactcaattcacttcaacattcaaacacaacctaaacctGTCATGAAAACGCACATTAAGAACAAAACCTGCCCAGATATGAACATTTATTACATTGGTTTTGCACAGATAAGATTGACAACGCAACGACAAGTATGGAATTGCTTAATGTCTAAGACATTACAGCTAGTAAAGCGTCTTTacagaaaattcaaattcactataagtattacttttttatactcTCAACTGGTGGTGAAATTGAATTAAGAATGTTGAGCCGCCATCTCCCAGAGGACGTGGTGACTGAAATTTTGTCGACGCTGCCGGTAAAATCGTTGATGCGATTTAAATCTGTGAGTAAAGCCTGGTATGCTCTCATCAGAAAccctcatttcatcacaaagcACCACACTTCCGCCATTTCTGATCACAATCGCAATCACTGCCGTCGAGTCATCCTTGAGCGTTACCGAGCAATAGATACCCCACGTTTCTCCATGCACTCTAACGACACCCTGGAGTTTTCCGGCGACATACATCTCATCCCACAATTGTTCTCAGAAGATGTTACCCCAGTACTTTTCATCGGTTCCTGTAATGGAATAGtttgtgctgttggtatttctGCAGAGCGTTTTCATTTTGGTCCTGATCCAGACCGAGCTTGGGAGATAGGGCTTTGGAATCCTGCAACCAGAGAATCTAAGAGGCTTCCGTTTGTCCCTCGCCCGCCTGATTTTGTCCCTTTCCCCCCTGATTTTCGCGTCCCGAGTTACGATTTTGGCTTTGGTATTGATCTCAACACCAATGACTTCAAGGTGGTTAAAATCACGTGCTTCTATTCTCCGCGGCATTACCAAGTTGAGGTATACAACCTTACTACTGATTCTTGGAGAGTGATTGATGCATCCCTCAACTCAGccgattttattaaaacatctaATTTTCCTTCATACTTAAATGGATTCTGTTATTGGTTGAATTTTCCTCGTCGTTGCGACAGGGAGCATAATTTATTGCTTTCCTTTGATATGAGCAATGAGATGTTCCGGGAAATAATGTTGCCTCATGATGATGTAGGATCTCCTGCTGACATTGCCATTATCAATGACTCTGTAGCTGTGATTTTTCCTACGTCTATTGTGGAATGTTCTTGGACTAAACTATTTACGATTGCAGTACCCAGCCGTCCTTTACAATTTCGGGACGATGGTTTGATTGTGCTTAACGGCGGCCATTGTGTTTCAGATAAATGTTTGGTATTGTTTGATCCAAGAACAGGAGAACTAAAGAATCTTCCAATATATGACGAAGGCTCGGAAATGTTTAAGCTGGTGAGTTACAGAGAGAGCCTAGTTTTAGTTAATGGATGGAGGAATGTGCTTGAGCAACAATACACTTGATCATTATGATATTGTTATCACAGATTTggactattattatttatgtattccaAGAGGACTATAGATCATTATCGATGTTGTGATTTTGGTCATGGAGTCAATTGACTGCTTATGTAACAAAAGTTGATTTAGTTGAAGAGTTGGTCCTATTTTGCTTAAATACAATGGTTTGTGGATTGGAATTACATGAGGAGCATGACGTCCAGGAGTATGACAGATTTTAGCTTCAATTGAGATGGTTTCACTTTAAAGTATATGGCCATTGGCTTAATATTGGACAAAAAGTGAAAGCTCAGGGaatttatatatacttgctGCAGTAGGCGTTTTATACTTTTTAGGTTTATACTTAATTTATGCTTCAACCCTCTCTTACTCAGCTCTTTCCCTCTTCACCATTTCAGCCATGCTGAGAACCTCTTGAAAGAGGGATTTGAATTTCTTGTTTTGGCACTTATagcattttcatatataatgtaagtgtcactttcttttcttcatatcattccTTCTTGGTTTGTGAAAAATCGTGATTAATTTTCTGGTCCAAGTCTTAGGGCAGCAATTCATAAAAcagttttccttttccttcaagTTTTGCCATTTCGATTTAGTGTGTTGTTCCTTTTGACTATCCTCAACGCTAGAGTCATATTTAGTAGAGTGTGTAGTGAATGAAATGAAGAGGTGAAACAAGGAGCATCGCCTAAGCTTGTGGCTGTTCAAATGAGAATATGATTCCTGTATGTTAATTCTGTTTTGGGGGATTTTGTTTTGTAAGTCAGCACTTTAAGTCTTTCCTATATATCCTTCAATCTTGTGATCAACTTAGGTAGCgttcaattttttcttagttGAGCTCAAGCCACCACGAACAACCATTCTTAACCTTAAACCACTGTTATTGAAGAAAACAGAAATATACAAACAGCAATAGATCAACATGCACACTCCCAAACCAGTGCAGAAAATCTTGTTGTAGCggtaaggaaaatattcaacCTTCCTTCTTCTCAACTCTCACCACCTTAGTCACTCATTTACCCTGTTTTAGACCACTCAAAAGGGTATCTCAGCCACCACAACAGTTGTAATTGAAGCACACAAACAGCAAAAcagaaaaatcaacaagaaaatCTGCAGTTGTTCATAAATCAGCTTAGATCAAGCTCTCGGGTCTGTCTTGGTACTTCTCCAGCGCTTCATACTTCACTCTTTCGTCTTGTGCTGCCGAGGGTCGATAGGCATCATACAAGCGAcacgtatcataaatctcgcccTATCCATGCCAACTTTCGTCTTGTACTGCCGAGGGTCAATGTTGTGGGCGATGATTAAGTTCAGAATCttgaaaaaatctaataaatgaaCATGTTTGATGCTCTACATCCCATCATAAGGAGGAGCATCTGGACCCACAACCAATTGCCTCACCTCTGCATCCGAGAGGCCATCCAGTCCATGAGGATGAATGCTGCCAAATTTTTGGCTGCGGGAAAATTTTGGCACtcattaaattttcacattcaAGCACCATAATTAACCGTTCAAACGTTTTtgccaaaatagaaaaattttggcACCCATtgaattttcacgttcgaacttCACAATTAGTCGTTCGAAAGGTCGCCGATGATCCAGGTGACAACTTATTCCGCTGTAATAAGTTGTATTTTAATTAGAACGGTGTCGTTTCACTATGTGGGGAACTTATTACAATGACAAAAGTCGTCGTAATAAGTTTTAAAACCTACTTTCCCTACAAAACCCCTCAGCCCACAAACttctctcattttatcatttcttcttcttcaaccaacGCCCAAAACACTCATCTTCTCCACAATCCTCCGCATTTCCCACCATTATCCTTCGTTCTATCCACAAAATCTATAAACATTAGCAGGTTATTGATTCAAggtaagttattttttaaaatttttaagtaaattaactcattttcttcattatagTGATAAGATTTGTTTAAACACCATTTGTAGGTGTTTCTTTAGTTAATTCAGTTTGCACAGCTCAAGGTATGTCCATATTATGAATTTATCTTCATTGTGAACTGCATATTTGTGTCTTTATCTtcattatgtatttatcttcattgtgtatttattttcattgtgtatttatctttattgtgtatttatctTCATTGTGTATTTATCTCCAAAATAGTTTTTATCATCGAATctatatatttgtgtatttatCTTCATTGTGAATTGATGTTTGGGATGATGGGGAAATGTTTTGTGATTGTTCTCCGGTTCGTATTCTGGATTCGACCGTTCGAACGCAATATCAATTCGTTCGAACGATAGtccatgttcgaacgttaacataGAGAACAGTTTGCCATTACTAAATTACAATTAttaggatacttaaaatacacttaataattaaaatatttaaaatacacttaatattaaaaaacataataattaggacacttaaaatacacttatattaaaaaactataataattagaatacttaaaatacactgaatattaaaaaactataataattagaatacttaaaatacacttaatatgtatagttacttaaaatacacttaatattaaaatacacaataatacacttaattaaaatacttaaaatacacttaataattaaaatataaaataatacacttaattttaaaacataatatttaggataattaaaatagttaataattaagatttgtGGATTCTCGTATCTTCTATTCTTGTATATTGTATTCTCGTATCTTGTATTCTCGTCTCCTCTATTATTGTTGTGTTTTAATATCGTATCTTATACTTTTCATTGAAATAAACTTTTGACCCTTTCGAGACTTATCAATCCTATTGAACGGTTGATTAATAACTCTTTTATTACTTAGATCTTAACAGATCGACTTGTTTTGATCcaaattcatttatataaatcttaattaGAGCTATTGAGTACAGAGCTGATCTGACCTTTCTTAGTAagcaaaactaaataaaaggaaaagactgATATTGCCacgaggaagaaaaagagaatggaGTTTCAATTTCCAGAAAGAGCAAAAAAGGGAAGGCAGCAGCATTATTGTATAAAgctttttataggtaataatttgttttattgggTTCATGAAAAGCATCATCTGGTTGGTACAGGTTGTTGGAAGCAATCAATTAGAGGTGTTAATATCATGTGATACGATTCATAAATTTAATACAGATACGAAATTAGTATATTTGGActtcatataaataaattcgGATCAAAACAAGGTTGATCTGTTAGGATCTGATTAATAAAGGAGTAAACATAATAActcgtttaaattttatatcaaaattgcaattttattataattatagtattttaattatgcaCAATCACAGATATAATTATTTCATTCACTTCTTAATTATTTCAATCCAACTAATtaataagataatgaaaatcATGTCTTGAtctcttttaattaattctcaaccattaaatttaaatatcagcTTTTTGTGCTACTGCAATTGCTGCCAGTTGCTGTCTTGACTACTGCAATATGGAGTTGCTATTGTACTGAATCGACTTATGGAGGCCTCATCCTCAAGCGGGTTTGCAATATTCCCAGACCCGCTTGACTGGCCCCATATATAACCTTCTTCTCTGTTCCTgcttaataaataattacagcaaattaatcttttataaattttcagcattaaatctatcattaaaacCCACATGATTTAAGGACAAAACCTGCccaaatatgaacatttattaCATTGGTTTTGCACAGATAAGATTGATAACGCAACGACAAGTATGGAATTAATGCTTAATGTCTAAGCTGGTTAAGACATTACAGCAAAGAGTCTTtgcagaaaatattaaattacaaTTTCGGGACGATGGTTTGGTATTGTTTGATCCAAGAACAGGAGAACTTAAGAATCTTCCAATATATGACGAAGGCTCGGAAATGTTTAAGCTGGTGAGTTACAGAGAGAGCCTAGTTTTTAGTGAATGGATGGAGGAATGTGCTTGAGCAACAATACACTTGATCATTACGATATTGTTATCACCGATTTGtactatatatgtattattatttatgtattccaAGAGTACTATAGAATTACTGTGAAACTGAGTGGTTTcgatgttgtattttttttttttttaaatcttatcatCTCAAGTAAATGTTGTTGATACGGCACATGTTTAGTAGTTGAAATACGATTGATGATTAGagaaaggggagaaaaagaaaaaaataaataaaaccatacccctgataccatatagagaaAATAGGAGAGCAGAATTTAAGGTAATCATTACAATAGTTTTGAGcttttgggatgatttttcCATTGAAACTATTCGAACATGTAAATCATCATTTTCGGACGGTCAGttaatgtaacgccccgtttcTGGAgatctggagagttaactcttaatacctcaaatcaacttaaatggTACAATtaagaaaatccaaaaaatccaataaaaaaattaatcaatttaatcaatccaaatatctaggttcctccatggggacaataaagaaaatctcaataacataaattaaaaactctctaaaactcgaaattatcattagctcatcaaatcaaaatatccgaaacataaattcagtttactaattactacaactctcaaataagcacttgtaccctcgggcacttattccactctgatcatcacacctgctaaaactttctactcttattctccagctgaaccatcaaaattatctaaaaaatatatggagataaggaatgagttatcaacaactcagtaagcagatgacatatactagtatgtaaacatgagcatttacagagttcagaatgcagaacaaaaatattttcttttagaatgcagaatcagaataataatttcaaaatgcagcgttagaacatattttcaaaaatatcagagcgaaagttcaaaaatattcaacatcaaaatccctttggcatagcataaactgaaacatcacatcttatcttatcatatcagaacaaataccatgtttaacccctatggtagggttgtgcaaatcccggtagctaaccgagtagAAATAGAAtctgaatcttccccttattcattctcggagccccgagtgtgcacataggaaagaccacacagaaaaccactttgtttccaaagtgggtgcaccagaaacagaaaagttggtaccaacccgaacagaggccacagttttacacccgtggtgaggtcagaacggaacagaaacagaaacagaatgttataccagaggttttcagaaatcacatcagatcatatcagagtacagaaaatcttcagaaaagaacaaaatcattacacaacataatttatacacaaaatttcatattcgctctatttttcaaagttcagaaacagaatgtcagaaataagctcatgtctacaccagtcatgatagaaaataatttcttcctaaacagaatctcatgagcaatgcagaacaaataattgaggcagttcaaatttcttttcaacatcaaatatgtatattttctaaaaataacctcagctcattttattttaaatgcaaagtctagcacaggaaccccgcttacctgaacttcttagctttttttgaaattcttcaaaaatgtcagaaaataattaatcgtcacctataaaataatcacgtaattctcataaattttcaattaatcacgtatttcgatatttaatcctaagcttataaaataacctatttaattcctcaaaacctaaaattaccaatcatcactttctaaaatcgtcaatgctaatttaatacaatgactaaaacatttaaaagtcagacctatttattaatgaaaacaacttatgaagtttaatactaagtaatataattatcccaaaatattttaaaaataaaccataactattattaaaaagactaaaatatatctaaaatgtagaaataacaatgcaccaatattgtttactcttaaaataaacatttacttaataacatgttaaaatacttaagcgatttaaggtaagtacaagtaaaaaaatttcgttaaataataataaacaaaaagctttaatagtaatttaaaagtttaaaataaaatttcacaattactaaaataatttgctaccaaagtacaatttgaaaatcctatttattgtctgtaaacttttcttataccacccgtataaaccaagtaaaaacagaccaaaaagaaatatcaacttgaacacattctaaaactaagggtaaaactgtaattcctATTCAAAAACTATGCAAAATATAAGTTACGTAGACTACAAATGCATTCACACAGTCTCGGTGCGAAAACCGTAAGAACAGgggcgcgaggtactcaccgccaagggaggagctgcgcgcAACGTggcgaagaaggtcacggtggtgaggcactgagagagagagagagagagagagagagagatgagtgagagacctcacgcagaaagagaaagggatgGAGAGATGGCTCGGTGTGAAAGAGGACAAAAACTCACCGTGGGGCAGCGAGGCTTGCGACGGTCTGGGGGTTGGGCGTCGACCTGGCAATGTCtgaaggtggaggcttgtcctctGGCGTCTTTTGATGGCGCAGTGGCGTCGAAGTTGAGGGGGCTGACGACGTGGCTCGCGGTGGGGATGCTTCCCCTGTTTCGGCTTGCAAAAACGGAGTCCTTCACATCCCAACGTATCAGCGACTTGGTGCGGAGATGCAGGGCAGAGCAGCGTCAAACATGGTGGTTTCCATTGTGCGGGATGTGATTTGAGTGTTTCAGGCTGGGCTCGGTCGTGGCAGTGGCTGGGATGCAGTGTGGTTGTCTTCGCGTTGCACTACGGTGCAGTGGTGATCTGTGCAGTGGCGCCACGGGTTAAACCGTGTTGCGATACGGGCTTGGCTCGTTTGGGGCAGTGGTTCAGGTGCTGCACAGCTGCGCTATGGGGAAAGGCTCACGGTGAAGGAGGCAGAGGCGTGAAAAGAAGAAGCGGCACTCTAGGTTTTTATTGAGGATGAAGATCgggaaaataaatagatgaaagGTTGaccgaaataaataaagaaaccctagagagtcGAGAGAGAGACGTGGGCGCGGATgtgccgtgtgtgtgcatgcacgacgtgcacgagaaaaacaaacttacgggaaataagagataaagaccgaaagagaaaaaaaaacaaaaaaatgaaacatgtgcagaaaataaaaaaaaacactactcaAGTCCATactataaaaacttaaaatatcaagctcaaaaaaaaaaataaaaaataaaaaatccatagtccaactataccaattttgggtctgggtgttacagttaacgtttgaacgatgacactaatttaataaaaaatttaatcaattaaagaattaataatagtaatcaacgattaatttttaaaagaaagatataatgcataattaattaaacttagaaaacatcaaatattgtctataccaaaaataaaacttgataTAAAATACTATGTCCTCAACTCTTTAAGGACATCCTTGATTGAATCTACTTTTGCCTCTATCTGTGTGAATCGAGTAGATATCGTCTCTTGAGTCCGAGACACGAGATCAATGGCACCCATGAACTCTGTACGTACGCCTCTGAAGGCAATCTGGATCTTTGTACGCACTATATTAGCAATCTGATCAGCAGTAAGAGTGTGTGATGTCTTGGGCTGCTTGGATGTCTGACTGGTTGATACTCCATGAGCAGTCGGGTGTGCATCTCTAGTCTAAGTATCGACCAGTTTTGTGGTAGGAGCACAAAGACGAAGTCTCGAGTGCCCTATGCTCCGTGACAGGGTGGAGGCGTTGATCGGTCCAATCAGCTCTCGAATTTGCTCAGCAACATCAGGTAAGACCCCAACTGACAATAGGAATCGTGTGATTAGGAGGCCGAACAGCAAAATATCTATCGTAATGCATGAAACCTCTGATCGCATCCTAGTGAATATATAACCCACTGGGTCGATAGGCATCATACAAGCAACACGTATCATAAATCTCACCCTATCCATGCCAACCTTCG
Protein-coding sequences here:
- the LOC109015864 gene encoding putative F-box/kelch-repeat protein At1g12870 → MLSRHLPEDVVTEILSTLPVKSLMRFKSVSKAWYALIRNPHFITKHHTSAISDHNRNHCRRVILERYRAIDTPRFSMHSNDTLEFSGDIHLIPQLFSEDVTPVLFIGSCNGIVCAVGISAERFHFGPDPDRAWEIGLWNPATRESKRLPFVPRPPDFVPFPPDFRVPSYDFGFGIDLNTNDFKVVKITCFYSPRHYQVEDLLLTLPLSMTL